From Pelosinus fermentans DSM 17108, the proteins below share one genomic window:
- the pabB gene encoding aminodeoxychorismate synthase component I: MKPILREITSDYSAEEVYALFSNEENSVFLDSAMDVENMGRYSFIGRDPFLLFTSKDARITIQDNAGRRSVAGNAFTILKELLVQYSTEKLPHYPPLAGGIIGYFGYEMGYLLEDIAKNEHNNNKLPDCCLGFYDTILIFDQHEKKTYIASTGFPEKNEKERIGRANRRIAEWIELMQQASFLDVPRQPIAQGTYTSHFTKESYCSMVEKAIAYIGAGDIFQVNVSQRFSADLTVSPFELYRYLRYINPAPFASYLNFGEVVVASTSPERYLRLEDRRIETRPIKGTRPRGSDKHSDSQLRQELLASEKDQAELVMIIDLERNDLGRVCEFGSVRVPDLIRLEEYPTVFHLVSTVTGELTKDKGILDAVMASFPGGSITGAPKVRAMEIIAELEPVKRGIYTGSIGYIDFTGDADLNIVIRTIVIQGGQAYFQVGGGIVADSVPELEYIETLDKARALMEALGFKG; encoded by the coding sequence GTGAAACCAATACTTCGTGAGATTACATCTGACTACTCTGCAGAAGAAGTATATGCATTGTTCTCGAACGAGGAGAATAGTGTCTTCTTAGACAGTGCTATGGATGTTGAAAATATGGGCAGATACTCCTTTATTGGCAGAGATCCTTTTTTATTATTTACCAGTAAAGATGCTAGGATTACGATTCAGGATAATGCAGGAAGACGCAGCGTAGCAGGGAATGCGTTTACAATTTTGAAAGAATTATTAGTTCAATATTCTACAGAAAAGCTTCCTCACTATCCACCTTTAGCTGGCGGGATTATTGGATACTTTGGCTATGAGATGGGATATTTGCTGGAAGATATAGCGAAAAATGAGCATAATAATAATAAGCTGCCTGATTGCTGTCTTGGTTTTTATGACACCATACTTATCTTTGATCAACATGAGAAAAAAACATATATTGCATCTACTGGTTTTCCAGAAAAAAATGAGAAGGAAAGGATAGGTAGAGCCAATCGCCGCATTGCGGAATGGATTGAACTGATGCAGCAAGCTTCTTTTTTAGACGTACCTCGCCAACCGATAGCGCAAGGTACTTATACGTCCCATTTTACCAAAGAATCCTATTGCAGCATGGTGGAGAAAGCCATTGCATATATTGGCGCAGGTGATATTTTTCAAGTTAATGTATCTCAACGATTTTCAGCGGATTTGACGGTGTCTCCTTTCGAGCTATATCGATATCTACGATATATTAATCCTGCGCCTTTTGCTTCTTATTTGAACTTTGGCGAGGTGGTGGTAGCAAGTACTTCACCTGAGCGATACTTACGATTAGAAGATAGAAGGATTGAAACAAGACCCATTAAAGGGACAAGACCTAGAGGCAGTGATAAACACTCTGACAGTCAATTAAGGCAGGAGCTTTTGGCTAGTGAGAAGGACCAGGCAGAATTGGTCATGATCATTGATTTGGAGCGTAATGACTTGGGGCGTGTCTGTGAATTTGGCAGCGTTCGTGTACCCGATCTAATTCGATTAGAAGAGTATCCCACTGTTTTTCATTTGGTGTCGACAGTGACAGGAGAATTAACCAAAGATAAAGGTATTTTAGATGCTGTCATGGCATCCTTTCCAGGGGGATCTATCACAGGGGCGCCAAAGGTTAGGGCAATGGAAATTATAGCTGAACTAGAGCCGGTAAAACGGGGAATTTATACAGGTTCTATCGGTTATATTGATTTTACTGGGGATGCGGATTTAAATATTGTTATACGCACGATTGTTATACAAGGAGGACAGGCATATTTTCAAGTTGGCGGAGGGATTGTTGCTGACTCCGTTCCAGAGCTTGAGTACATAGAAACATTGGATAAAGCACGAGCTTTGATGGAAGCTCTAGGATTTAAGGGATAA
- a CDS encoding 3D domain-containing protein, which yields MKHMAHKRILHLKRRYKHIAAAFAGAILISSALLPGIPVSTAHAAMKSNVGNTRNTSVEKMENENRVKSFEGKKGKRNTSEIKNTIRQNLRMNKTLPGTFSQTNKRTNPSNPPASSSQEKNASIKPELANKPTPKEASPTVSPETKEKSEKTKKDSQKSQDNSVSKENTEKKQSKNAPSKYEKVLDIKATAYSPGPLDNDQWGDKTYLGTTIRPGVVAVDPKVIPLGSRLYVEYPDGHGEYAVAEDTGGAIKGNRIDIAIMNRDKATEFGIKPVKVYVVNTPKE from the coding sequence ATGAAACATATGGCTCATAAACGTATTTTACATTTAAAAAGAAGATATAAGCATATTGCAGCAGCATTTGCTGGAGCAATTCTTATATCATCGGCGTTATTGCCTGGTATACCTGTTTCTACCGCCCATGCTGCAATGAAGTCGAATGTTGGCAATACCCGGAATACCAGTGTAGAAAAAATGGAAAATGAAAACCGCGTCAAGAGTTTCGAAGGGAAGAAAGGGAAAAGAAACACCAGTGAAATAAAAAATACCATTAGACAAAATCTTAGAATGAATAAAACTCTGCCCGGGACTTTTTCGCAGACAAACAAGCGAACTAATCCATCGAATCCTCCCGCTTCATCTTCCCAAGAAAAAAATGCCTCAATAAAGCCAGAGTTAGCAAATAAGCCAACCCCTAAGGAGGCATCTCCAACTGTTTCTCCTGAAACAAAGGAGAAGTCAGAAAAAACAAAAAAAGATTCGCAAAAGTCACAGGACAATTCTGTTTCTAAAGAAAATACGGAGAAAAAGCAATCGAAAAATGCACCCAGCAAATATGAAAAAGTCTTGGATATTAAAGCAACTGCCTATTCTCCCGGTCCTTTAGATAACGATCAATGGGGTGACAAAACCTATTTGGGAACAACCATTCGTCCAGGAGTTGTTGCTGTAGATCCAAAAGTGATTCCCTTGGGTTCACGTTTATATGTTGAGTATCCGGATGGACATGGTGAATATGCAGTAGCGGAAGATACTGGCGGCGCTATTAAAGGAAATCGCATTGATATTGCTATAATGAATCGGGACAAAGCCACTGAGTTTGGCATAAAACCAGTAAAAGTATATGTGGTAAATACCCCAAAAGAATGA
- the galT gene encoding UDP-glucose--hexose-1-phosphate uridylyltransferase: MLGIGINVIHLDIMAKQKVREIGMNISQIIQQLIDCVLTLRFIEQEDEIYIRNQILYLLDIHEFTVTEQSKDDASIPDLLERLVDYACENGVIKDLFDEKEILTSNIMNCFMPKPSTVNQYFYEKYKKDAKAATDYFYQLSRTSNYIQTKRIAKNMNYKYPTEYGDMDITINLSKPEKNPKDIMQEKSMKSTNYPKCLLCIENEGYAGRIGYPARANHRLIRLTLEGEPWYLQYSPYVYYNEHCIVLSKEHRDMKIDRQGFLRLVSFVEQFPHYFVGSNADLPIVGGSILSHDHYQGGRYEFAMAKAADEYRFALQPFPNVKGAIVKWPMSVIRLRSEKAEELVAAADCILESWREYDDPTADIYAYTGKTPHNTITPIARKRHNVLELDLVLRNNRISDEHVLGIFHPHSDVQHIKKENIGLIEVMGLAVLPARLIPELQEVEKYILGKEHEIAEYHRTWAEQLRQKYKEQAHTENIGEIIKKEVTVKFMRVLEDAGVFKRNEQGMAAFKRFIKQVNCK, encoded by the coding sequence ATGCTTGGAATTGGCATCAACGTCATCCATCTGGATATAATGGCTAAACAAAAGGTAAGGGAGATCGGTATGAATATATCTCAAATAATCCAGCAACTAATTGATTGTGTGCTAACGTTGAGATTTATTGAACAAGAGGATGAAATCTATATAAGAAATCAAATCTTATATCTTCTTGATATTCATGAGTTTACGGTGACGGAGCAGAGTAAAGATGATGCGAGTATACCTGACTTGTTAGAAAGATTAGTAGATTATGCATGTGAGAATGGCGTTATTAAAGATCTATTTGATGAAAAAGAAATACTAACCAGCAATATAATGAATTGTTTTATGCCAAAGCCCTCTACCGTAAACCAATATTTCTATGAGAAATATAAAAAAGATGCAAAGGCGGCCACCGATTATTTTTATCAATTGAGCAGAACTAGTAATTACATTCAGACCAAAAGAATTGCAAAGAACATGAATTATAAATATCCTACGGAGTACGGCGACATGGATATCACCATTAATTTGTCTAAGCCTGAAAAAAATCCCAAGGATATTATGCAAGAAAAGAGCATGAAAAGCACAAATTACCCTAAATGTTTATTATGTATTGAAAATGAGGGATATGCAGGAAGAATTGGATATCCTGCTCGAGCCAATCATCGATTGATTCGCCTCACCTTAGAGGGTGAGCCCTGGTATCTGCAATATTCACCGTATGTTTATTATAATGAGCACTGCATTGTGCTTTCTAAAGAACATCGTGATATGAAAATTGATCGCCAGGGATTCTTGCGTCTGGTATCTTTTGTGGAGCAGTTTCCCCACTATTTTGTCGGTTCTAATGCAGACTTGCCAATTGTAGGAGGATCTATTTTATCCCATGATCATTATCAAGGCGGCAGATATGAGTTTGCTATGGCAAAAGCAGCAGATGAGTATCGCTTTGCATTACAGCCCTTTCCCAATGTGAAAGGTGCAATTGTGAAATGGCCTATGTCTGTTATTCGTTTAAGAAGTGAAAAGGCTGAGGAGTTGGTAGCCGCTGCTGACTGTATTCTAGAGTCTTGGAGAGAATATGATGATCCAACTGCAGATATTTATGCATATACAGGAAAAACGCCGCATAATACGATTACACCCATAGCCAGAAAGCGGCATAATGTACTGGAATTGGATCTTGTATTGCGAAATAATCGTATCAGTGACGAACATGTCTTAGGAATTTTTCATCCTCACAGCGATGTGCAGCATATAAAAAAAGAGAATATTGGCTTAATTGAAGTGATGGGATTGGCAGTCTTGCCTGCAAGACTGATCCCTGAACTGCAGGAAGTAGAAAAGTACATACTCGGTAAGGAACATGAAATTGCGGAGTATCATAGAACCTGGGCAGAACAGCTGCGACAAAAATATAAAGAACAAGCTCATACAGAGAATATTGGAGAAATTATCAAAAAAGAAGTTACGGTTAAATTTATGCGGGTTTTAGAAGATGCTGGCGTTTTCAAACGCAATGAGCAGGGAATGGCTGCTTTTAAAAGATTTATAAAACAAGTAAATTGTAAGTAA
- a CDS encoding ABC transporter ATP-binding protein, translating into MIRFENIVKTYENGRTVVDGLNLHIREGEILVLIGPSGCGKTTTMKMINRLVEPTKGKIFIKDEDISKLDPVQLRRNIGYVIQNIGLLPHMTIAENVALVPKLKKWDKDAYIARVNELLRMVNLDPEVYGSRYPNELSGGQQQRIGVIRAMAADPPIILMDEPFSALDPISREQLQDELVRLQEVISKTIIFVTHDIDEAIKIANRICIVKDGNIVQVDTPEKILRHPGNEFVKEFIGVNRLQKAEVLPSIRDIMAKPVTARPSKGLAEAIVQMRKQKVDTLLIVDYKQKLLGKVSVWDIHNNFQKEEILLKDVQNPVIHKINVNQSLAEALQIISKHHIAYLPVVSEENELVGVITRSSLVDVMAERFQEVEGGLVIEEGAIVC; encoded by the coding sequence ATGATACGTTTCGAAAATATAGTTAAAACTTATGAAAATGGGCGAACCGTGGTAGATGGTCTGAATCTGCACATTCGCGAAGGCGAAATACTAGTATTGATCGGTCCTAGCGGCTGCGGAAAAACGACAACGATGAAAATGATTAATCGTTTAGTGGAGCCAACGAAGGGAAAAATCTTTATAAAAGATGAGGACATTAGTAAATTAGACCCTGTCCAGCTGCGGAGAAATATTGGTTATGTGATACAAAATATAGGATTACTGCCTCATATGACAATCGCTGAAAATGTAGCTCTTGTTCCGAAACTGAAAAAATGGGATAAGGATGCCTATATAGCGCGTGTTAATGAATTGCTTCGCATGGTCAATCTTGATCCTGAAGTGTATGGCAGTCGTTATCCCAATGAATTAAGCGGTGGGCAGCAACAGCGAATCGGAGTTATTCGCGCAATGGCCGCTGATCCGCCAATTATCTTAATGGATGAACCATTTAGTGCATTGGATCCGATCAGTCGTGAGCAGCTGCAGGATGAACTGGTTCGACTGCAAGAAGTAATTTCTAAGACAATCATCTTTGTTACTCATGATATTGATGAAGCAATTAAGATTGCCAATCGTATTTGTATTGTTAAAGACGGCAATATTGTTCAAGTGGATACACCTGAGAAGATACTGCGTCACCCAGGGAATGAATTTGTTAAAGAGTTTATTGGTGTAAATCGGCTGCAAAAAGCAGAGGTATTGCCATCCATTCGGGACATCATGGCAAAACCAGTTACTGCACGGCCTAGCAAGGGACTTGCCGAAGCCATCGTGCAGATGAGAAAGCAGAAAGTGGATACGCTGCTTATCGTGGATTATAAGCAAAAATTACTTGGCAAAGTGAGTGTATGGGATATTCATAATAACTTTCAGAAGGAAGAAATTCTACTGAAAGATGTACAGAATCCCGTTATTCATAAAATAAATGTAAATCAGTCGTTAGCAGAAGCCTTACAAATCATTAGTAAACATCATATTGCCTATCTTCCTGTTGTTAGTGAAGAGAATGAATTAGTAGGGGTTATTACTCGGTCAAGCTTGGTAGATGTTATGGCTGAACGGTTCCAAGAAGTTGAGGGGGGGCTAGTCATTGAGGAAGGGGCGATTGTATGTTAA
- a CDS encoding glycine betaine ABC transporter substrate-binding protein, with translation MRKIVILLLSVFMVMVFTGCSLLSGKDSNKVVIGGKNFTEQDILVYMMKYVIEDQTKVKVETKAFLGGTSVVAQAIERGDIDIYAEYTGTALINLLGEPAMNDPQAAYDKVQKMYQEKKQIVWLEPFGFNNTYTLSMRSDEAERLGINSISDLASKADGLMLGCTSEFLERADGQKGLEEKYGFKFGATSGMDPGLTYAAVRDKKVDVIDGFSTDGRIVAFNLKVLEDDKKFFPPYYAAPIVRADVLEKHPEIADALKLLAGKLNEEEMAKLNAKVDLEQQDPKAVAKEWLQSKGLIK, from the coding sequence ATGAGAAAGATTGTTATATTGTTACTTAGTGTTTTTATGGTCATGGTGTTTACCGGCTGCTCTTTGTTATCAGGTAAGGATAGCAATAAAGTTGTAATTGGCGGAAAAAACTTTACAGAACAAGATATCCTGGTCTATATGATGAAATATGTGATTGAAGATCAAACCAAAGTGAAAGTAGAAACAAAAGCTTTTCTTGGAGGGACCAGTGTTGTGGCTCAAGCAATTGAGCGTGGGGATATTGATATCTATGCTGAATATACAGGTACAGCGCTTATTAATCTTCTCGGGGAGCCGGCAATGAATGATCCTCAGGCTGCCTATGACAAAGTACAAAAAATGTACCAAGAAAAAAAGCAGATTGTTTGGCTTGAGCCTTTCGGCTTTAACAATACCTATACCTTATCTATGCGCAGTGACGAAGCGGAACGTTTAGGAATTAATAGCATTTCTGACCTGGCATCTAAGGCAGATGGGCTTATGCTTGGATGCACCTCAGAGTTTCTGGAACGAGCAGATGGGCAAAAAGGTTTAGAAGAGAAATATGGATTTAAATTTGGCGCTACCAGCGGCATGGACCCCGGCTTGACATATGCAGCAGTACGTGATAAAAAGGTTGATGTTATTGACGGATTTTCTACTGATGGACGTATTGTAGCATTTAATTTGAAGGTCTTAGAGGATGATAAAAAGTTCTTCCCTCCATATTATGCGGCCCCTATTGTACGAGCAGATGTGTTGGAAAAACATCCTGAAATTGCAGATGCGCTTAAATTACTGGCAGGAAAATTAAATGAAGAAGAGATGGCTAAGCTCAATGCAAAAGTAGATTTGGAACAACAGGATCCAAAGGCAGTAGCCAAAGAATGGCTGCAATCCAAAGGGTTAATTAAATAA
- a CDS encoding TrkA C-terminal domain-containing protein, with protein MKSNIPVYESIAMDVAERIVNGEFAVGDKISGRTLLASQYNVSPETIRKAMGLLGQANVVAVSQGKEILVQSQEQAEEFIRHHLSMHSAYSLKQELEFLMEKKNEINNRFDEIIVQITRYTDRLRNLQPFNPVEVYVSENASAVGRSVAQLGLWQRTGATLIAIRRGMEVIISPGSGALLQAGDRLIVVGSGDILEKVNTVLQE; from the coding sequence ATGAAAAGTAATATACCCGTATATGAGTCCATTGCAATGGATGTAGCGGAGCGGATTGTTAATGGTGAATTTGCTGTTGGTGATAAGATATCAGGACGTACATTGCTGGCTAGTCAGTACAATGTTTCTCCTGAAACCATTCGTAAGGCCATGGGGCTATTAGGCCAGGCAAATGTTGTTGCTGTATCTCAGGGAAAAGAAATTCTAGTACAATCCCAAGAGCAGGCGGAGGAATTCATACGGCATCACCTGTCCATGCATTCAGCGTATTCTTTAAAACAAGAGCTAGAATTTTTAATGGAAAAGAAAAACGAAATCAATAACCGCTTTGATGAAATTATCGTTCAAATTACGCGTTATACTGATCGGCTGAGAAATTTACAACCCTTTAATCCTGTTGAGGTATATGTTTCAGAAAATGCCAGCGCAGTAGGTCGTTCTGTTGCTCAACTTGGGCTTTGGCAGCGTACAGGTGCCACTCTTATTGCCATCAGAAGAGGAATGGAAGTCATCATATCTCCAGGATCAGGTGCACTTCTGCAAGCTGGAGATCGTTTAATCGTGGTTGGTTCCGGTGATATTTTGGAAAAAGTGAATACAGTACTGCAAGAATGA
- a CDS encoding aminotransferase class IV: MHNSWIYLNGKLILGNEAGISPYDHGFLYGHGLFETMRVYKGRVFYFAEHVKRLHAGMKILGWPGCPSADELSKAIYQTLQRNDLQEATVRLTISRGTGASRPDPATCGSPTVIVFAAPIQPLGDDAYKRGWSLATVNICRNLTSPLCAVKAANYLDNIVAKSEAKDKGANEALLLNSMGQVAEGTMCNLFLVVEGRLITPDKKSGLLPGITRNIVLELAQQAEITTEERQVSPEELLGASEIFITSSLLEIMAVTTLDGRKVNQGRKGKMTAFLRRQYQKHIQEWLSIISV; encoded by the coding sequence ATGCACAATAGCTGGATTTATCTAAATGGCAAGTTGATATTAGGCAATGAGGCCGGCATCTCTCCCTATGATCATGGTTTTTTATATGGTCATGGTTTATTCGAGACTATGAGAGTATATAAGGGGCGAGTATTTTACTTCGCGGAACATGTAAAGCGTTTGCATGCAGGCATGAAAATACTAGGGTGGCCTGGCTGCCCTTCTGCAGATGAATTATCGAAAGCCATTTATCAAACGTTGCAGAGAAATGATTTGCAAGAAGCTACTGTTCGCTTAACCATATCCCGGGGGACGGGGGCAAGCCGCCCAGATCCCGCTACGTGTGGTAGTCCTACGGTGATCGTATTTGCTGCCCCCATTCAGCCTCTTGGCGATGATGCCTATAAGCGAGGATGGAGCTTGGCGACGGTCAATATTTGCCGTAATCTTACCTCGCCTTTATGTGCAGTAAAGGCAGCTAACTATCTTGATAATATAGTGGCAAAATCAGAAGCAAAAGATAAGGGAGCTAATGAAGCATTATTGTTAAATAGCATGGGTCAGGTTGCAGAAGGTACGATGTGTAATCTTTTTTTAGTGGTGGAAGGCAGATTAATTACACCTGATAAAAAAAGCGGTTTATTACCAGGTATTACTAGGAATATTGTTTTGGAACTTGCTCAGCAGGCTGAAATTACCACTGAAGAACGACAAGTAAGTCCTGAGGAACTACTAGGAGCTTCTGAAATTTTTATTACTAGTTCTTTACTGGAAATCATGGCAGTAACCACGTTGGACGGACGTAAAGTAAATCAAGGGAGAAAGGGTAAGATGACAGCCTTTTTAAGACGGCAGTATCAAAAACATATCCAGGAGTGGCTGTCAATTATAAGCGTATAG
- a CDS encoding anthranilate synthase component II, which translates to MILVIDNYDSFVYNLVQYLGELGQEIQVARNDKITISEIQMLSPSHILISPGPCTPNEAGISLQTIQHFKGIIPILGVCLGHQAIGQVFGGDVIRAERLVHGKTSIVCHDGKGIFKGLTSPVRATRYHSLILKRETLPECFTVTAETKQGEIMGVRHKEYAIEGVQFHPESILTEHGHSMLQNFLDMRGIV; encoded by the coding sequence ATGATTCTTGTAATTGATAATTATGATTCCTTTGTGTATAATTTGGTGCAATATCTTGGTGAATTGGGACAGGAAATCCAAGTAGCACGTAATGATAAGATTACTATTTCTGAGATCCAGATGTTATCACCTAGTCATATTTTAATCTCACCAGGGCCTTGTACTCCCAATGAAGCCGGTATTAGTTTGCAAACAATCCAGCACTTTAAAGGCATTATACCTATATTAGGTGTATGTCTGGGACATCAGGCTATCGGTCAGGTATTTGGCGGCGACGTCATAAGGGCAGAACGGCTGGTACATGGTAAAACTTCTATCGTTTGTCATGATGGCAAAGGCATTTTTAAAGGCCTTACCAGTCCTGTGCGAGCTACTCGCTATCACTCTTTGATTTTAAAAAGGGAAACATTGCCCGAGTGTTTTACAGTTACGGCAGAAACAAAGCAAGGCGAAATTATGGGAGTGCGCCATAAAGAATATGCGATTGAGGGAGTACAATTTCATCCGGAATCCATATTAACGGAGCATGGGCATAGTATGTTGCAAAACTTTCTAGATATGAGGGGAATTGTATAG
- a CDS encoding ABC transporter permease, whose product MLTDLFSIFQTRYEDILLASWEHLQLTFIALFIANLIAIPLGILLTRHKKWAEPIIGVASVFQTIPSLALLGFMIPFLGIGTLPAIIALTIYGLLPILRNTYTGIVGVTPAAVEAGIGMGMTSMQVLFMVELPMALSVIMAGIRTATVLIIGVATLAALIGAGGLGDLIFRGIAMANSPLILAGALPAAFLAIAFDFALKHLEDKAQPKGLRRL is encoded by the coding sequence ATGTTAACGGATCTTTTTAGTATTTTTCAAACTCGATATGAAGATATATTATTAGCATCCTGGGAACATTTGCAGCTAACCTTTATTGCTCTCTTTATTGCCAATCTGATTGCCATTCCCTTAGGTATTTTGTTGACACGTCATAAAAAATGGGCAGAGCCGATTATTGGTGTGGCATCAGTCTTTCAAACGATTCCTAGTTTGGCGTTACTCGGTTTTATGATACCTTTCCTTGGTATTGGCACATTGCCTGCCATTATTGCATTGACCATATATGGGCTGCTGCCGATTCTTCGCAACACCTATACGGGTATTGTCGGGGTAACACCTGCTGCCGTGGAGGCGGGTATTGGTATGGGTATGACATCAATGCAAGTGTTATTTATGGTGGAACTGCCGATGGCTCTATCTGTCATTATGGCGGGAATACGGACGGCAACTGTATTGATTATTGGGGTGGCTACATTAGCAGCACTGATTGGTGCAGGGGGGCTGGGCGATTTGATTTTCCGCGGTATTGCTATGGCAAATTCCCCATTAATCCTGGCTGGTGCACTTCCTGCTGCTTTTTTAGCAATTGCTTTTGATTTTGCACTAAAGCATTTGGAGGATAAAGCACAGCCAAAAGGATTGAGAAGATTATAA